The DNA segment TTTGCCCTTCAGGAATCAGCTTGTTTGACTTTTTCCCCCCGGCAAGACTCCTCATTTTTACGACGAGACCCACCGCACTCTTGACTTGAAGTCCCTTTCCAAAAGTCGGCAATGGCGCAGTTCAGGTTATCCAGGTTTGACGACAGTGGAGACGAGGAACAACCAACATTCTCTACCAACACTCTTCAAGGTTCCGGAGGTGCAATCAAGCAGTCCACTGTCTTGGAAGCCGCAAAAGCTGTCGATTTTAGCAAACCGGACCAGAGCGTAGCGTTTGAGAAGAAGTACAGAGAGTTTCTCAACACGGCAAACAACGAACGAACCTCGACGAGCGGAAACATTCTCCATAAGCTAGCGGATAAATCAGAGGATGACTGGTGGCAGGACAAGCACGAAGGAGAAGCCGGGGACGGCAGGTCATTCTTGAGATGGCTCCTCAAAAACTATGAGCACATGCTCAAGTGCGAATACAAAAAGGACGACTCAATTCCTTTGCATTTCGCTCTCTACCACGAGAACCATGCCTTTGTCAAGATTGCTTTGGATGGTGTCGAGCCGGAGGACTCGGAGATTGCGCCCTCGTCTACCCTTGGGCAAATTCTTCAACATCGGAATCGAGACGACGAGACTTGTCTTTACCTCGCCGTGAAGCACAACTCGGAGCATGTCAATCGAATCATCAAACTCTGCGCTCGGATTGGAAACGAAGCCGGAGGTGTCCGCAGAAGCAACGTTTTCGCTCAGCAGTCTCTTGCTGATAAGTCCACTGCTCTGCACCATGCAGTCATGCTTCGGCAAGAAGAGACTCTGGCCATCAACTTTGTCACTGACCCCCCGCTGGCGACAATAGTAAATGAATCAATGAAGGCCGACATGAGGTTGGAGCTGATATCTTTGCAAGTGGTAAATAAAAGCCCAGTTGACGAGAAGAGGCTCGAGATGGTGAAACTCTTGATGGAATCCGAGTTTATCCAAAACACTGCCAGCAATGTTCGAGCAATCCTGGCCAGGATGAACTATTCAGAAGATAAGGACAAGAAACATAACAAGGCACTCAATTTGACCCCCTTCCAGACCAGAGTAGAGGGACTGGTGAGCAGGATCTGGAAAGCATACCGAGCACATGCGATGACGGAGTTCAGGGGCCTTCCGGGGCCCATCAAGGACAAACTCAAGAAGACGGCCCGCGAGCAAGCTTTGCAAACGGCTTTGGCCGAGGTGTATGGAACAGACGAGATACTCACCATGATGAAGCTGTTTTGCATCGACAAATTTCGCACCAATAGGAAGAATCTTTTGCAGGCTCTTTACGCTCCTGGTGAGGGTAAGTCTCTTTCTCTAttttgttcttttgttttcGAAGTCATTGAGGATATCTCAACGGGCTAACCGTTTCTTTTCTAAACACCAAAGAGAGACACCTCGAATTCAGCCTATCGGGGCTCCGTGGCCAGACTTTAACCAAAGACTATCTGAAACGACTCGTCAAGCACTTGAAGTTTGAATCCATTCTCATATGTGTTAGTCTCCCGAGCTTGATCTTCGAAACAGATCCGGTCGAAAATGGGTTCCCCATCTCACAGGCAAACTCCAATGCACGAAGCGGCGCAAATTATGCTGGCGAGCGAAGATCTGAGGCTGTGGTGGCCAATGCCAAAACGAACGAAGCCATGATGAATGGGAAAGGCAGACGAGACCTGGTATCGGTATTTCAGTGGCTACGAGAGAACCATGTCCGCACAATAAAGAGGGTTGTTGTCATCGACGACAGCGATCGACCACATTCCGACGACGCGATCGAGCAGGCCTTGATGAACTTGGATGTGGAAATCTGGGACTGGAAGAAGCCTGACATCTGCAGCGATGTCATCTATTCTGTAGCCCCAAATGTCCGGGAGGTCTCGCTTTACTGGTCAGGAAATGCCGCTACCATGTTGGGTTGGTACAGTAACGAAGGGTTTGCTAACCGCGAGAAGTTCAGGAAGGTATGTTGCCCGTGATCATGCTAAACAACGACAAATTCCCCTACATGAATTGTTAGCTAACACTTTTCTTTAATCTCCGTGTTCCTGGTGCAGTTACAAAAGATATTGCTGTATTATGATATGGTAATTGCTGTCTACGTCAGTTCCGTTACATCAAGCATTGAGCTAACGTACGGATATAGGGCTTAGAGAGCAAACAGAGAGTAGAGAATCAGATCAAAAGATTCCGAGAGCGCATCAACCACTCAGAACCTGCTCAACTTCCAAACGGGAAACTTACGAACGGGAATCTTACGAACGGGAATCTTACGAACGGAGGACCGACCCACGAGCCCCATCAACCTGACACTGAAAACCATCAGAATCCCGATGGGGATTATGGCATGGTTGAACGCTTACCAGCACCTGTTCAGACTTCACCTACAACcgaaaccaccaccgagatcacaaacatcaccatcatcgatGCAGAGGATCCCGGCTTTCGCAGTTTCAGGTCAAGTTTCAAGACAATAGGCACAAAAAGCAGCCAGAAGTATGTATCCAAAACTTGTTCACCTGGACAAGAAATGGAGAAGCTAACCTGTTAAACCACCTTCTCTGGAAAACAGCGACAACAAGTGGATGCAAG comes from the Podospora pseudocomata strain CBS 415.72m chromosome 5, whole genome shotgun sequence genome and includes:
- a CDS encoding hypothetical protein (MEROPS:MER0000320; EggNog:ENOG503NYGQ; COG:S) encodes the protein MAQFRLSRFDDSGDEEQPTFSTNTLQGSGGAIKQSTVLEAAKAVDFSKPDQSVAFEKKYREFLNTANNERTSTSGNILHKLADKSEDDWWQDKHEGEAGDGRSFLRWLLKNYEHMLKCEYKKDDSIPLHFALYHENHAFVKIALDGVEPEDSEIAPSSTLGQILQHRNRDDETCLYLAVKHNSEHVNRIIKLCARIGNEAGGVRRSNVFAQQSLADKSTALHHAVMLRQEETLAINFVTDPPLATIVNESMKADMRLELISLQVVNKSPVDEKRLEMVKLLMESEFIQNTASNVRAILARMNYSEDKDKKHNKALNLTPFQTRVEGLVSRIWKAYRAHAMTEFRGLPGPIKDKLKKTAREQALQTALAEVYGTDEILTMMKLFCIDKFRTNRKNLLQALYAPGEERHLEFSLSGLRGQTLTKDYLKRLVKHLKFESILICVSLPSLIFETDPVENGFPISQANSNARSGANYAGERRSEAVVANAKTNEAMMNGKGRRDLVSVFQWLRENHVRTIKRVVVIDDSDRPHSDDAIEQALMNLDVEIWDWKKPDICSDVIYSVAPNVREVSLYWSGNAATMLGWYSNEGFANREKFRKLQKILLYYDMGLESKQRVENQIKRFRERINHSEPAQLPNGKLTNGNLTNGGPTHEPHQPDTENHQNPDGDYGMVERLPAPVQTSPTTETTTEITNITIIDAEDPGFRSFRSSFKTIGTKSSQNDNKWMQDIQPICKFIRSIKDSNEADDDKTVKIAIIDDGIDACLDRFDGKIVSGASFCSQNGLDDSTVPYFVSTSDQHGTIMAAFILRIFPRARLYVAKLDERSGGVHGKRHITARSAADAIEWAIRCNVDIISMSWTIEKSSKSSEEISGLTSALNNAKQKGILMLCAASDQGNSTHLFCFPAASHHCVRVGASTGTGERCDWVHKEDYDILLPGENVPLNLSLDRLPTEHSGSSVATAIASGLCGALLYLARYALDKNKWEALKLTESNEMLTMLRFLGSYGPANSKFPLADQLAFLRNKDAQRTRDKAEVDKRLKDFFKQFEEYSVKAKKG